The following coding sequences are from one Eleginops maclovinus isolate JMC-PN-2008 ecotype Puerto Natales chromosome 11, JC_Emac_rtc_rv5, whole genome shotgun sequence window:
- the vamp2 gene encoding vesicle-associated membrane protein 2 has protein sequence MSAPAPAADGANQPPNLTSNRRLQQTQAQVDEVVDIMRVNVDKVLERDQKLSELDDRADALQAGASQFETSAAKLKNKYWWKNAKMMIILGVICLIVLIVIIVYFST, from the exons GTCTGCCCCAGCACCTGCAGCGGATGGAGCGAATCAGCCCCCCAACCTCACCAGCAACCGTCGTCTGCAGCAGACCCAGGCACAGGTGGATGAG GTGGTGGATATCATGCGTGTAAACGTGGATAAGGTTCTGGAGCGTGATCAGAAGCTGTCAGAATTGGACGATAGGGCCGACGCCCTGCAGGCTGGAGCCTCTCAGTTTGAGACCAGCGCTGCTAAACTGAAGAATAAATACTGGTGGAAGAATGCCAAG ATGATGATTATCCTGGGTGTGATATGCCTGATTGTCCTCATCGTCATTATTG tgtacttCAGCACCTAA